The following are encoded in a window of Kitasatospora sp. NBC_01250 genomic DNA:
- the truA gene encoding tRNA pseudouridine(38-40) synthase TruA codes for MVNDCAEQPPVKDGPAEGHVRIRLDLAYHGAEFSGWARQRGRRTVQEEIESALQVVTRSAEPFPLTVAGRTDAGVHARGQVAHVDLPVGLWAEHGEKLLRRLAGRLPGDVRIYRVTEAPAGFDARFAAVWRRYAYRVADHQGGVDPLLRGHVLWHDRPLDVEKMNEAARLLLGEHDFAAYCKKREGATTIRTLLELHWDRVPVDPYAAQEGSLAVATVRADAFCHNMVRALVGAMLLVGDGHRPVEFPGEVLAGGVRNSAVNVIRPHGLTLEEVGYPADDQLAERNRLARRMRTLPGQG; via the coding sequence GTGGTGAACGACTGCGCCGAGCAGCCGCCCGTGAAGGACGGCCCCGCCGAGGGGCATGTGCGGATCCGGCTCGACCTGGCCTACCACGGGGCCGAGTTCTCCGGCTGGGCCCGCCAGCGCGGCCGGCGCACCGTGCAGGAGGAGATCGAGAGCGCCCTGCAGGTGGTCACCCGCAGCGCCGAGCCGTTCCCGCTGACCGTGGCCGGGCGGACCGACGCCGGCGTGCACGCGCGCGGGCAGGTGGCACACGTCGACCTGCCGGTCGGGCTCTGGGCCGAGCACGGCGAGAAGCTGCTGCGCCGGCTGGCCGGGCGGCTGCCGGGCGACGTGCGGATCTACCGGGTCACCGAGGCGCCGGCCGGCTTCGACGCGCGCTTCGCGGCGGTCTGGCGGCGCTACGCCTACCGGGTGGCCGACCACCAGGGCGGGGTGGACCCGCTGCTGCGCGGGCACGTGCTCTGGCACGACCGGCCGCTGGACGTCGAGAAGATGAACGAGGCGGCCCGGCTGCTGCTCGGCGAGCACGACTTCGCCGCGTACTGCAAGAAGCGCGAGGGTGCCACCACCATCCGCACCCTGCTGGAGCTGCACTGGGACCGGGTGCCGGTGGACCCGTACGCGGCCCAGGAGGGCTCGCTCGCGGTGGCCACGGTGCGGGCCGACGCCTTCTGCCACAACATGGTGCGGGCCCTGGTCGGTGCGATGCTGCTGGTCGGCGACGGGCACCGCCCGGTGGAGTTCCCGGGCGAGGTGCTGGCCGGTGGGGTGCGCAACAGCGCCGTCAACGTGATCAGGCCGCACGGGCTGACCCTGGAGGAGGTCGGCTACCCGGCCGACGACCAGCTCGCCGAGCGCAACCGGCTGGCCCGCCGGATGCGCACGCTGCCCGGCCAGGGCTGA
- the rplQ gene encoding 50S ribosomal protein L17, with amino-acid sequence MPRPAKGARLGGGPHHEPLLLAGLCRELFQYGRITTTEAKARRMRPLAEKLITKAKVGDIHNRRIVRKTITDVAVLHTLFTEIAPRYENRPGGYTRITKIGPRRGDNAPMAVIELVEALTVAQTAVGEAEAATKRAVKETAAETDAAPAAAEVADAAPAAEAEQA; translated from the coding sequence ATGCCCCGTCCCGCGAAGGGTGCCCGCCTCGGCGGTGGCCCCCACCACGAGCCGCTGCTGCTCGCCGGCCTGTGCCGCGAGCTCTTCCAGTACGGCCGCATCACCACGACCGAGGCCAAGGCCCGTCGGATGCGCCCGCTGGCGGAGAAGCTGATCACCAAGGCGAAGGTCGGCGACATCCACAACCGTCGCATCGTCCGCAAGACGATCACCGACGTTGCGGTGCTGCACACCCTCTTCACCGAGATCGCGCCGCGCTACGAGAACCGCCCCGGCGGTTACACCCGCATCACCAAGATCGGTCCCCGTCGTGGCGACAACGCCCCGATGGCCGTGATCGAGCTGGTCGAGGCGCTGACCGTCGCGCAGACCGCCGTCGGTGAGGCCGAGGCCGCCACCAAGCGCGCCGTCAAGGAGACTGCTGCCGAGACGGACGCCGCCCCGGCTGCCGCCGAGGTCGCCGACGCCGCTCCGGCCGCCGAGGCCGAGCAGGCCTGA
- a CDS encoding DNA-directed RNA polymerase subunit alpha, whose protein sequence is MLIAQRPSLTEEVVDEYRSRFVIEPLEPGFGYTLGNSLRRTLLSSIPGAAVTSIRVDGVLHEFTTVPGVKEDVTDLILNIKQLVVSSEHDEPVVMYLRKQGPGVVTAADIAPPAGVEVHNPELVLATLNGKGKLEMELTVERGRGYVSAVQNKASGQEIGRIPVDSIYSPVLKVTYKVEATRVEQRTDFDKLIVDVETKPAMRPRDAMASAGKTLVELFGLARELNIDAEGIDMGPSPTDAALAADLALPIEELELTVRSYNCLKREGIHTVGELVARSEADLLDIRNFGAKSIDEVKAKLAGMGLALKDSPPGFDPTAAADAFGADDLDDAGYAETEQY, encoded by the coding sequence ATGCTGATCGCTCAGCGTCCCTCGCTGACCGAAGAGGTTGTGGACGAGTACCGCTCGCGGTTCGTCATCGAGCCGCTGGAGCCGGGCTTCGGCTACACCCTCGGCAACTCGCTTCGCCGCACGCTCCTCTCCTCGATCCCCGGTGCCGCTGTCACCAGCATCCGGGTCGACGGTGTCCTGCACGAGTTCACCACCGTGCCGGGCGTCAAGGAGGACGTCACCGACCTCATCCTCAACATCAAGCAGCTGGTCGTCTCCTCGGAGCACGACGAGCCGGTCGTGATGTACCTGCGCAAGCAGGGCCCGGGTGTGGTCACCGCCGCCGACATCGCGCCCCCGGCCGGTGTCGAGGTGCACAACCCCGAGCTGGTCCTGGCCACGCTGAACGGCAAGGGCAAGCTGGAGATGGAGCTGACCGTCGAGCGCGGTCGCGGCTACGTCTCCGCCGTGCAGAACAAGGCCTCCGGCCAGGAGATCGGCCGGATCCCGGTCGACTCGATCTACAGCCCCGTGCTGAAGGTCACCTACAAGGTCGAGGCCACCCGTGTCGAGCAGCGGACCGACTTCGACAAGCTGATCGTCGACGTCGAGACCAAGCCCGCCATGCGCCCGCGTGACGCCATGGCCTCGGCCGGCAAGACCCTGGTGGAGCTGTTCGGCCTCGCTCGCGAGCTGAACATCGACGCCGAGGGCATCGACATGGGCCCGTCCCCGACGGACGCCGCCCTGGCCGCCGACCTGGCGCTGCCGATCGAGGAGCTGGAGCTCACCGTTCGGTCCTACAACTGCCTCAAGCGCGAGGGCATCCACACCGTGGGTGAGCTCGTGGCCCGCTCCGAGGCCGACCTGCTCGACATCCGCAACTTCGGTGCGAAGTCGATCGACGAGGTCAAGGCGAAGCTGGCCGGCATGGGCCTGGCTCTCAAGGACAGCCCGCCCGGGTTCGACCCGACCGCCGCCGCCGACGCCTTCGGCGCCGACGACCTGGACGACGCGGGTTACGCGGAGACCGAGCAGTACTGA
- the rpsK gene encoding 30S ribosomal protein S11, producing the protein MPPKGRQAAGAKKIRRKEKKNVAHGHAHIKSTFNNTIVSITDPAGNVISWASAGHVGFKGSRKSTPFAAQMAAEAAARRAQEHGMRKVDVFVKGPGSGRETAIRSLQATGLEVGSIQDVTPTPHNGCRPPKRRRV; encoded by the coding sequence ATGCCCCCCAAGGGTCGTCAGGCTGCCGGCGCGAAGAAGATCCGCCGCAAGGAAAAGAAGAACGTCGCTCACGGGCACGCCCACATCAAGAGCACGTTCAACAACACCATCGTTTCGATCACCGACCCCGCGGGCAACGTGATCTCCTGGGCCTCTGCCGGCCACGTCGGCTTCAAGGGCTCGCGCAAGTCCACCCCGTTCGCCGCGCAGATGGCCGCCGAGGCCGCCGCGCGTCGTGCGCAGGAGCACGGCATGCGCAAGGTCGACGTCTTCGTGAAGGGTCCGGGCTCCGGCCGCGAGACCGCGATCCGTTCGCTCCAGGCCACCGGCCTGGAGGTCGGCTCGATCCAGGACGTCACCCCCACCCCGCACAACGGCTGCCGTCCGCCGAAGCGCCGTCGCGTCTGA
- the rpsM gene encoding 30S ribosomal protein S13 gives MARLAGVDLPREKRIEIALTYVYGIGRTRAQQTLAETGVNPDIRVRDISEDDLVKLSKWIEANYRVEGDLRREVAADIRRKVEIGCYEGLRHRRGLPVRGQRTHTNARTRKGPRRAIAGKKKPGKK, from the coding sequence ATGGCACGCCTCGCCGGCGTTGATCTCCCCCGCGAGAAGCGGATCGAGATCGCCCTCACGTACGTCTACGGCATCGGCCGTACCCGCGCCCAGCAGACGCTGGCCGAGACTGGCGTGAACCCCGACATCCGCGTCCGCGACATCTCCGAGGACGACCTCGTCAAGCTGAGCAAGTGGATCGAGGCCAACTACCGCGTCGAGGGTGACCTCCGCCGCGAGGTTGCCGCCGACATCCGCCGCAAGGTCGAGATCGGCTGCTACGAGGGTCTGCGTCACCGCCGTGGCCTGCCCGTCCGCGGTCAGCGCACCCACACCAACGCGCGTACCCGCAAGGGCCCGCGTCGCGCGATTGCCGGCAAGAAGAAGCCGGGCAAGAAGTAG
- the rpmJ gene encoding 50S ribosomal protein L36, with the protein MKVKPSVKKICDKCKVIRRHGRVMVICDNLRHKQRQG; encoded by the coding sequence ATGAAGGTCAAGCCGAGCGTCAAGAAGATCTGCGACAAGTGCAAGGTGATCCGCCGCCACGGCCGGGTCATGGTGATCTGCGACAACCTGCGCCACAAGCAGCGCCAGGGCTGA
- the infA gene encoding translation initiation factor IF-1, with protein sequence MAKKQGAIEIEGTVIESLPNAMFKVELQNGHKVLAHISGKMRMHYIRILPDDRVVVELSPYDLTRGRIVYRYK encoded by the coding sequence ATGGCAAAGAAGCAAGGCGCCATTGAGATCGAGGGCACCGTGATCGAGTCTCTGCCGAACGCCATGTTCAAGGTGGAGCTGCAGAACGGTCACAAGGTCCTCGCGCACATCAGCGGCAAGATGCGGATGCACTACATCCGAATCCTGCCGGATGACCGCGTCGTCGTGGAGCTGAGCCCCTACGACCTGACTCGCGGCCGCATCGTCTACCGCTACAAGTAA
- the mscL gene encoding large conductance mechanosensitive channel protein MscL yields the protein MLKGFRDFMMRGNVVDMGVGIVIGSAFTAVVTGFVKAFLTPLVGVVVGATGDFSSYTFTVLKVTFPYGAFLNVLIAFLMTAAVLYFFVVLPVTRATARYLPKKPKVAKRPCPECLTEIPEAASRCAACTAQVQPLAFPAQQR from the coding sequence GTGCTCAAGGGTTTCCGCGACTTCATGATGCGCGGCAACGTCGTCGACATGGGCGTCGGCATCGTGATCGGGTCGGCGTTCACGGCGGTGGTCACCGGGTTCGTCAAGGCGTTCCTCACCCCGCTGGTGGGCGTGGTGGTCGGGGCGACCGGCGACTTCAGCAGCTACACCTTCACGGTGCTGAAGGTCACCTTCCCGTACGGCGCGTTCCTGAACGTGCTGATCGCCTTCCTGATGACCGCCGCGGTGCTCTACTTCTTCGTGGTGCTGCCGGTGACCAGGGCCACCGCCCGCTACCTGCCGAAGAAGCCGAAGGTCGCCAAGCGGCCCTGCCCGGAGTGCCTGACCGAGATCCCCGAGGCCGCCAGCCGCTGCGCGGCCTGCACCGCCCAGGTCCAGCCGCTCGCCTTTCCGGCGCAGCAGCGCTGA
- the map gene encoding type I methionyl aminopeptidase, translated as MVEIKTPEQVAKMRVAGLVVAEALKACREAVAPGVSTQELNDIAAKVIADHGATSNFRAHHGGLWFPGVICASVNNEVVHGIPGERVLAEGDIISIDCGAIVDGWHGDAAITVEVGEVRPEVAMLSRVTEGSMWAGIAQMKKGNRLVDVSKAIEGFIRRQPLPPKGKWGITEGYGGHGIGTAMHMEPHVLNYVERGRGKGPKLVPGTVLAIEPMVSLGTPHTAVLEDDWTVVTNDGTWASHWEHSVAVTEQGPLVLTAFDGGKAQLAALGVTAAPDPLG; from the coding sequence ATGGTGGAGATCAAGACCCCCGAGCAGGTCGCGAAGATGCGGGTGGCCGGGCTGGTCGTCGCCGAGGCGCTCAAGGCCTGCCGCGAGGCGGTCGCGCCCGGGGTGAGCACCCAGGAGCTCAACGACATCGCGGCCAAGGTGATCGCCGACCACGGTGCCACCTCCAACTTCCGCGCCCACCACGGCGGCCTCTGGTTCCCCGGGGTGATCTGCGCCTCGGTCAACAACGAGGTGGTGCACGGCATCCCCGGTGAGCGGGTGCTGGCCGAGGGCGACATCATCTCCATCGACTGCGGCGCGATCGTGGACGGCTGGCACGGCGACGCGGCGATCACCGTCGAGGTCGGCGAGGTCCGCCCCGAGGTCGCGATGCTCAGCCGGGTCACCGAGGGCTCGATGTGGGCCGGCATCGCCCAGATGAAGAAGGGCAACCGCCTGGTCGACGTCTCCAAGGCGATCGAGGGCTTCATCCGACGCCAGCCGCTGCCGCCCAAGGGCAAGTGGGGCATCACCGAGGGCTACGGCGGCCACGGCATCGGCACCGCCATGCACATGGAGCCGCACGTGCTGAACTACGTGGAGCGCGGCCGGGGCAAGGGCCCCAAGCTGGTGCCCGGCACGGTGCTGGCGATCGAGCCGATGGTCTCGCTCGGCACCCCGCACACCGCGGTGCTGGAGGACGACTGGACGGTCGTCACCAACGACGGCACCTGGGCCTCGCACTGGGAGCACTCGGTGGCCGTCACCGAGCAGGGTCCGCTGGTGCTCACCGCCTTCGACGGCGGAAAGGCCCAGCTCGCGGCCCTCGGCGTGACCGCAGCGCCCGACCCGCTGGGCTGA
- a CDS encoding adenylate kinase produces the protein MRIVLVGPPGAGKGTQAHVLAKTLSIPHISTGDLFRANISQKTPLGVEAKGYMDKGQLVPDEVTIGMAKDRLLQSDADSGFLLDGFPRNLAQAKALDEHLAEQGIALNGVLDLEVPEDEVVKRIAGRRLCRNEGSHVFHVVYNPPAVEGVCDHCGGELYQRSDDTETAVRTRLEVYHTETEPIIDYYRQQGLVTTISALGKVDEVTQRAVEALQARTQG, from the coding sequence ATGCGTATCGTCCTCGTCGGACCTCCCGGGGCCGGGAAGGGTACTCAGGCGCACGTGCTCGCCAAGACCCTGTCCATTCCCCACATCTCCACCGGTGACCTGTTCCGGGCCAACATCAGCCAGAAGACCCCGCTCGGGGTCGAGGCCAAGGGCTACATGGACAAGGGCCAGCTCGTACCGGACGAGGTGACCATCGGGATGGCCAAGGACCGCCTCCTGCAGTCGGACGCCGACTCGGGCTTCCTGCTCGACGGCTTCCCGCGCAACCTGGCCCAGGCCAAGGCGCTGGACGAGCACCTGGCCGAGCAGGGCATCGCCCTGAACGGCGTGCTCGACCTGGAGGTCCCCGAGGACGAGGTGGTCAAGCGGATCGCCGGCCGCCGGCTGTGCCGCAACGAGGGCAGCCACGTGTTCCACGTGGTCTACAACCCGCCGGCCGTCGAGGGCGTCTGCGACCACTGCGGTGGCGAGCTGTACCAGCGCTCGGACGACACCGAGACGGCGGTCCGCACCCGGCTGGAGGTCTACCACACGGAGACCGAGCCGATCATCGACTACTACCGCCAGCAGGGCCTGGTGACCACCATCTCGGCGCTCGGCAAGGTCGACGAGGTGACGCAGCGCGCGGTCGAGGCGCTGCAGGCCCGCACGCAGGGCTGA
- the secY gene encoding preprotein translocase subunit SecY, producing the protein MLSAFARAFKTPDLRKKLLFTLGIMVLFRMGAHIPVPGVNFKAVNECVKQSNSGLFGLVNLFSGGALLQLTIFALGIMPYITASIILQLLTVVIPRLEALKKEGQAGTTKITQYTRYLTIALAILQGTGIVATASNGALFSSCTYGNQVVPDTSVFRIATMVITMTAGTTVIMWLGELITDRGIGNGMSILIFTSIASGFPGNLWSIKKAGKIGGGWFDFFAVLAVGVVVVVLVIFVEQAQRRIPVQYAKRMIGRRAFGGTSTYIPLKVNQAGVIPVIFASSLLYIPALVAQLTNSKAGWAVWVQNNFTKGDHPAYMIAYFVLIVFFAFFYVAISFNPEEVADNMKKYGGFIPGIRAGRPTAEYLNYVLTRITWPGSLYLGLIALIPMIGLVALNASTTIPFGGTSILIIVGVGLETVKQIESQLQQRNYEGFLR; encoded by the coding sequence GTGCTCAGTGCGTTCGCGCGGGCGTTCAAGACGCCCGACCTGCGCAAGAAGCTGCTGTTCACGCTGGGCATCATGGTGCTGTTCCGGATGGGTGCGCACATTCCCGTCCCCGGCGTCAATTTCAAAGCCGTGAACGAGTGCGTCAAGCAGAGCAACAGCGGCCTCTTCGGCCTCGTCAACCTGTTCAGCGGCGGCGCGCTGCTGCAGCTGACGATTTTTGCGCTCGGCATCATGCCGTACATCACCGCCAGCATCATCCTGCAGCTGCTGACCGTCGTGATCCCGCGACTCGAGGCGCTGAAGAAGGAGGGGCAGGCCGGTACGACGAAGATCACCCAGTACACCCGGTACCTGACCATCGCGCTGGCGATCCTGCAGGGCACCGGCATCGTGGCGACCGCCTCGAACGGTGCGCTCTTCTCCAGCTGCACCTACGGCAACCAGGTCGTCCCCGACACCTCGGTCTTCCGGATCGCCACCATGGTCATCACCATGACCGCGGGCACCACCGTGATCATGTGGCTCGGTGAGCTCATCACCGACCGCGGCATCGGCAACGGCATGTCGATCCTGATCTTCACCTCGATCGCCTCCGGCTTCCCGGGCAACCTCTGGTCGATCAAGAAGGCCGGCAAGATCGGCGGCGGCTGGTTCGACTTCTTCGCCGTCCTGGCGGTCGGCGTCGTCGTGGTGGTGCTGGTCATCTTCGTCGAGCAGGCCCAGCGCCGGATCCCGGTGCAGTACGCGAAGCGGATGATCGGGCGGCGGGCCTTCGGTGGTACGTCGACCTACATCCCGCTCAAGGTGAACCAGGCCGGTGTCATCCCGGTCATCTTCGCCTCCTCGCTGCTCTACATCCCCGCGCTGGTCGCGCAGCTGACCAACAGCAAGGCCGGCTGGGCGGTCTGGGTCCAGAACAACTTCACCAAGGGTGACCACCCGGCGTACATGATCGCGTACTTCGTGCTGATCGTGTTCTTCGCCTTCTTCTACGTCGCGATCTCCTTCAACCCCGAAGAAGTTGCCGACAACATGAAGAAGTATGGTGGCTTCATCCCGGGCATCCGGGCTGGTCGGCCCACGGCCGAGTACCTGAACTACGTGCTGACCCGCATCACCTGGCCGGGTTCGCTCTACCTGGGCCTCATCGCGTTGATCCCGATGATCGGCCTGGTCGCCCTGAACGCGAGCACCACGATCCCGTTCGGTGGCACCAGCATCCTCATCATCGTCGGTGTCGGACTCGAAACTGTGAAGCAGATCGAGAGCCAGCTCCAGCAGCGTAATTACGAAGGGTTCCTCCGCTGA
- the rplO gene encoding 50S ribosomal protein L15 → MSDNPIKIHNLRPAPGAKTAKTRVGRGEASKGKTAGRGTKGTKARYQVPQRFEGGQMPLHMRLPKLKGFKNPFKITFQVVNLDKLAELYPQGGEVTVEGLVEKGAVRKNSLVKVLGTGEISVALQVSVDAVSGSAAEKIQAAGGTVTELI, encoded by the coding sequence ATGTCTGACAACCCGATCAAGATCCACAACCTGCGTCCCGCCCCGGGTGCCAAGACCGCCAAGACCCGTGTCGGTCGTGGTGAGGCGTCCAAGGGTAAGACCGCCGGTCGTGGTACCAAGGGTACGAAGGCCCGCTACCAGGTTCCGCAGCGCTTCGAGGGTGGCCAGATGCCCCTCCACATGCGCCTGCCGAAGCTGAAGGGCTTCAAGAACCCCTTCAAGATCACCTTCCAGGTGGTCAACCTCGACAAGCTGGCCGAGCTCTACCCGCAGGGTGGCGAGGTCACGGTCGAGGGTCTCGTCGAGAAGGGCGCGGTTCGCAAGAACTCGCTCGTCAAGGTGCTCGGCACCGGCGAGATCTCCGTCGCGCTGCAGGTCTCGGTGGACGCCGTCTCCGGCTCCGCCGCCGAGAAGATCCAGGCCGCCGGCGGGACCGTCACCGAGCTGATCTGA
- the rpmD gene encoding 50S ribosomal protein L30, whose product MARLKITQTKSYIGSKQNHRETLRSLGLKRMHDVVVKEDRPEIRGMAQTVRHLVTVEEVD is encoded by the coding sequence ATGGCTCGCCTGAAGATCACGCAGACCAAGAGCTACATCGGCAGCAAGCAGAACCACCGCGAGACGCTGCGCTCGCTGGGTCTGAAGCGCATGCACGATGTGGTCGTCAAGGAGGACCGTCCCGAGATCCGCGGGATGGCCCAGACCGTGCGTCACCTCGTCACGGTCGAGGAGGTGGACTGA
- the rpsE gene encoding 30S ribosomal protein S5, which translates to MAGPQRRGSGAGGGTGGGERRDRKRDDRGNAPAVEKTAYVERVVAINRVAKVVKGGRRFSFTALVVVGDADGTVGVGYGKAKEVPAAIAKGVEEAKKNFFKVPRIQGTIPHPIQGEKAAGVVLLKPASPGTGVIAGGPVRAVLECAGVHDILSKSLGSDNAINIVHATVAALKGLVRPEEIAARRGLPLEDVAPAALLRARAAGTAAAATAGAGV; encoded by the coding sequence ATGGCTGGACCCCAGCGCCGCGGTAGCGGCGCCGGCGGCGGCACCGGCGGTGGCGAGCGGCGTGACCGTAAGCGTGACGACCGGGGCAACGCCCCCGCCGTCGAGAAGACCGCTTACGTTGAGCGCGTCGTAGCGATCAACCGTGTCGCCAAGGTTGTCAAGGGTGGTCGTCGTTTCAGCTTCACCGCGCTGGTCGTGGTGGGCGACGCCGACGGCACCGTGGGTGTTGGTTACGGGAAGGCGAAGGAGGTTCCGGCCGCCATCGCCAAGGGTGTTGAGGAGGCCAAGAAGAACTTCTTCAAGGTCCCCCGTATCCAGGGCACCATCCCGCACCCGATCCAGGGCGAGAAGGCCGCTGGCGTCGTGCTCCTGAAGCCGGCTTCCCCCGGTACCGGTGTTATCGCCGGTGGCCCGGTGCGTGCCGTCCTGGAGTGCGCCGGCGTTCACGACATCCTGTCGAAGTCGCTCGGCTCGGACAACGCGATCAACATCGTGCACGCCACCGTGGCTGCTCTGAAGGGCCTCGTGCGCCCCGAGGAGATCGCCGCGCGTCGTGGTCTGCCGCTCGAGGACGTGGCCCCGGCCGCCCTGCTGCGCGCTCGCGCCGCCGGCACCGCCGCCGCTGCGACCGCTGGGGCGGGTGTCTGA
- the rplR gene encoding 50S ribosomal protein L18, translating to MSLSVKIGKGNGYKNAARKRRAIRVRKRVTGTEARPRLVVTRSNRHIFAQVIDDAKGHTLASASTLDVSVKGNEGDKTELAKKVGALVAERTKAAGIETVVFDRAGNRYAGRIAALADAAREAGLDF from the coding sequence ATGAGTCTTTCTGTCAAGATCGGCAAGGGCAACGGCTACAAGAACGCCGCCCGCAAGCGCCGCGCGATCCGCGTTCGCAAGCGCGTCACCGGTACCGAGGCGCGTCCGCGTCTCGTGGTGACCCGCTCGAACCGCCACATCTTCGCCCAGGTCATCGACGACGCCAAGGGTCACACCCTCGCGTCGGCGTCCACCCTCGACGTGTCCGTCAAGGGCAACGAGGGCGACAAGACCGAGCTGGCCAAGAAGGTCGGAGCCCTGGTCGCCGAGCGCACCAAGGCCGCCGGCATCGAGACGGTCGTCTTCGACCGCGCGGGCAACCGTTACGCGGGGCGCATCGCCGCCCTGGCGGACGCCGCCCGTGAGGCCGGGCTCGACTTCTAA
- the rplF gene encoding 50S ribosomal protein L6 — translation MSRIGRLPIPVPAGVDVTIDGQAVSVKGPKGSLTHVVAEPIEIGKDENGTLVVTRPNDERQSKALHGLSRTLVANMITGVTAGYRKSLEISGVGYRVAAKGSSMEFQLGYSHPILIEAPEGISFVVESPTKFHVDGIDKQLVGEVSAKIRKLRKPDPYKAKGVKYAGEVIRRKVGKSGK, via the coding sequence ATGTCGCGCATTGGACGGCTGCCCATCCCGGTTCCCGCCGGCGTGGACGTCACCATCGATGGCCAGGCGGTCTCGGTGAAGGGCCCCAAGGGCTCCCTCACCCACGTTGTCGCCGAGCCGATCGAGATCGGCAAGGACGAGAACGGCACTCTGGTTGTCACTCGCCCGAACGACGAGCGTCAGTCGAAGGCCCTGCACGGCCTTTCCCGCACGCTGGTGGCGAACATGATCACCGGCGTGACCGCGGGCTACCGCAAGTCGCTGGAGATCAGCGGTGTTGGTTACCGAGTCGCAGCGAAGGGCTCCAGCATGGAGTTCCAGCTCGGCTACAGCCACCCGATCCTGATCGAGGCCCCGGAGGGCATCTCCTTCGTGGTCGAGTCGCCCACCAAGTTCCACGTGGACGGGATCGACAAGCAGCTGGTCGGCGAGGTTTCGGCCAAGATCCGCAAGCTGCGCAAGCCCGACCCGTACAAGGCCAAGGGCGTCAAGTACGCGGGCGAGGTCATCCGCCGCAAGGTCGGAAAGAGCGGTAAGTAA
- the rpsH gene encoding 30S ribosomal protein S8, which produces MTMTDPIADMLTRLRNANSAYHDTVAMPASKIKSHVAQILQQEGYISSWKVEEPQEGEVGKKLTIELKFGPNRERSIAGIKRISKPGLRVYAKSTNLPKVLGGLGVAIISTSSGLLTDKQAAKKGVGGEVLAYVW; this is translated from the coding sequence ATGACCATGACCGACCCCATCGCAGACATGCTCACGCGTCTGCGTAACGCGAACTCGGCGTACCACGACACCGTGGCGATGCCGGCTAGCAAGATCAAGTCGCACGTCGCGCAGATCCTGCAGCAGGAGGGTTACATCTCCAGCTGGAAGGTCGAGGAGCCGCAGGAGGGCGAGGTCGGCAAGAAGCTGACCATCGAGCTCAAGTTCGGCCCCAACCGTGAGCGCTCGATCGCTGGTATCAAGCGCATCAGCAAGCCGGGCCTGCGGGTCTACGCAAAGTCCACCAACCTGCCGAAGGTCCTCGGCGGCCTGGGCGTGGCGATCATCTCCACGTCCTCGGGTCTCCTCACGGACAAGCAGGCCGCCAAGAAGGGCGTAGGCGGAGAAGTTCTCGCCTACGTCTGGTAA
- a CDS encoding type Z 30S ribosomal protein S14 — translation MAKKSLIAKAERKPKFGVRGYTRCQRCGRPHSVYRKFGLCRVCLREMAHRGELPGVTKSSW, via the coding sequence ATGGCGAAGAAGTCCCTCATCGCGAAGGCCGAGCGTAAGCCGAAGTTCGGCGTCCGGGGTTACACCCGCTGCCAGCGCTGCGGCCGTCCGCACTCGGTGTACCGCAAGTTCGGCCTGTGCCGTGTGTGCCTCCGTGAGATGGCCCACCGTGGCGAGCTGCCGGGCGTGACCAAGAGCTCCTGGTAG